In Anopheles arabiensis isolate DONGOLA chromosome 2, AaraD3, whole genome shotgun sequence, the genomic window cggcgctacaaccgcttttaTCCACCGTTTATCCACCTATGCACATAGAATCTGCCACAAATTTTCGATGGAACCAAGACTTCATGGAGGATATGCAAGGTGTTTTATACAATATTAGTTGAGAAATGATTTTTGTGTTGATTGTGTTAGCTTGTAGgaacatgtttttagttttcaaacccCATTTTCTTAAAAGAAATATCCCAAAGTAGTGAAGAAGAATGTTAAACAAGGTATCAGCCATAGTTGTACTTTCGATTCTCACCAGTTTTCCTGCTACTCCTAAAGAGAAACACCCCCTAGCTGCAACATTGCAATTTTCGTAATTTACTGCCCGTTAGGATAGGGTCCTTCAAGTTCCTCGCCCGAGCTACAGCAAGACTAACAAAGCCAATTGGCTTCAATATGATCAAGAACATGCAGATATATCGTTAGATTGTTGAAAAACTGATATTTGGACAGATGAGTCCAAATTAGAACTGATGTTCAAAAATATCTAGACGCGATCCAACAAACCAATATGTATGAAGAGTGCAATGTGATGACCAGGGAGGGGATTTCTATACGAGAAGTGGAGAGCATGGTTTGAATCGACGGCATAATGAAAGCTTATACCTATATAAGCATCCTGTGtgaatttatctgttttctgtgaaaaatacggagtaagtaaataaattgatGTTACAACAGGAAGACGACGACTCAAGTTATTCACGaagaattttttattttatttttttcaatcaaatcgaataaattttttttaatggctCCCAGTTAGtcttaattttaattcaattgagATTTAGTGTGCAAATTTTAATGCAAATGTAGTGAAAATGACGTgattaagaaaaacaaaatatgttaaagctCTGAAATACTCTTAGGAAGAACCAATGCCAAATATGtgcagataaaaacaaaataaattatggcaaagatcctcgaacatgtaaagtgatacagcaattatccgcagtacgcgatactcgatatacgcgaattcgcagtacgcgattcctctaaatttgacagctccatttgttttttgcaaatattttaaaaaaacaacaacaaaataacaaaaaacttcaatgCAAAACTCTGTGACGCtatatttcaaccctcgaaccggtagtgtaaactatttttccataggaatccgctatacgcgaaaactcgagatacgctattgcgctcggtcccgtgcgatagcgtatatcggataatgaatgtacagtgattttgatcaattttggaaaaaaatattttttcttgaagcaaacttcatttttatcatgctatggtactgcgcattcttaagcatatcaggaacaatgtttcaaaaaataaaggagtacaataacttcatttttcacggaaaaaatgtaaaaaaatgtaaaattgtaagtagtggccactttatTCTGCCGGTCACGGTAGGTCTCATGAGTGAATGTTAGGTCATATGCAGAGGCTTTTACCACAGTAATAGCTGTGAAACTTCCACTCTTTCCAACCATTGAGATGTTATAAGTTTCACGTTTTCATTCAGTTTTTTGTTCCGGAAAATAAACGGGTGTATAAAATGCCTGGAGAATCTCTAACCGTGTCATTCAAATTAGTCAATTGATCACACATTTGGACCATTACCATTTTTCACGCTCGTTACTATTTGAAGAAGCCACAAACTATGAAAATGGGAGAAGAACGATTGCCAGAATGGATGCTGAGAAAATAACTCCCCATTGTGTAAGGATGTACACGATAACTTCACACTCAAAGTAGACCGCAATGtaaggaatgaaaaaaaactaacgtgAAGAAAACGACCTTTCACTACAGATTACAGTTTGCTGGAATCACAGCCAACGATTAGCTAACACTGATCGATAGTGTGTCCGTGAAATAAAAATCCTCAAGTATTGAAGCACACTCTATCCTTAAACGTAACACCGTCGAAGGAAGTATTCCCATCGGCGTTGCCGTATCTGAGTTCGATAGCAGTATTTTTGACCCAAGCACTTCCATTCGCCATGATACTATGTTGATAGTAATCTATTTTTCACGATACGTCCTTTCACCTATTTATTTGCCTGCCCAGCCCTTCACGAACCATTGTATCATCTTTTAAACATTAGCAAGCGGGTGGGTGTTGGGGTAGTACGGGACGGTTCTTGGCCACTGTTTTCGTACTGCTTTCGTATCGAGCAAAGCACCCAATTGGgtatggatgtgtgtgtgtgtacgatcGTTCCCTCGGATGACGTATCTGCGAACCGAACTAAACCGGTATGAATATATGCAAGAAGAAATGTTATAAATAATTCAAAGCGCCGAAGCGCTGATTCTGAATCCCGCGCGATGGAGGATGGCGAGCCGCGTGCTTTTCCAGATTTCAAAAGCGCCACCTCTAAGTGTTTGGATTTGTACGACGCTGATGAAAGTCGCGAGGATAATGATGACAATGGAGCGAAGGAGCGCACCACCCGAACTGGGTGGTGGGCGATAACGCAAATAAGTTAAGTAATTTATCTGACTCCTCTTCCGGTAGTGCTGAACAAGTCGGGAGTAAAAAGAGGAGGTGATGTTTTTCGTCACATAAAATGTGCTTATGCAGAAATCTGTATAGAGCTTCTGTTTCATATACACAAAGAGCATTAGGCAAATCTATGCGGAGATTTTGCAGCACGTCTTGCTAGAGATAGATTGCACAGATTCGTTTACATTTGTCTACGCCTACAATATTTTCCAAATACATGTTAGCACTTACCTATGAAGGTCAACTCGATAGTTTCAACAATAAGGACCATTTTGATTTGCTAACGAGTATGTTTTGGAGTTAACACAATTTAGCTTTGATCACTATTTAGAAAAGCTAAAACTAATCCATAATTCACCAaaaattcatttgaaaattcTATTAGGCATCACAAATACCTAGTTGCATGGAAAAACTTCAGGAAACAATGCACAAATGAACATTAACTCGAGAGATAGTGATTGTCCGCACAGAGCACAATTTAGCACCGTATGATTGTCATACTATCCAGACTTCCAAGGACCGCAGCATAGGATTGGTGGCGCCAACACTGTTTTATCCCGCACAGAGCATGAGATTCGTTCCTCCTGCCACGTCCACGCAAAGTTGCTTCATGCCAAGGCGACACACAGCATAGACACATTAATGTCAACATACAAGGCAGCAGCATGGCAAAATCAGGTCGTATCGGATCCAAGCCACAGCAGAtggcaacagcaccagcaaagCATATCAGTTCCATTATGTTGCTCCAGCTATCCTTTATAGGTGAGTGTGGCAAGGATTCGCCGACCGAATTCACTCCGTGTCGAACTACTAGCCATCAGCATGCTGACCGCCTACACGCCTATGGCGGGGGTCTGACACAGTGTACAGCGGACAGTATGCAAGCACTAATGCGGAGAAAATGAAGCACCCTGTTTGGACTAGTTTCTTATTTCAAGACATGCGCCTGACGTAGCGGTTAACCAGCGTCGAGTTGAACATGTTGCTTATGTTTTAGACTTTCTTTTAACCACATTATATTCGATAAGGATAAACATTTCTTCAAGCCAGCTAGTATAGGAGCAACATATATAACAACATCTTTGCATAGGATGCGCTACGTACGAACGAATCATTGGCAAACTAGTTCAAATTCTAAGATTaactaaataatttaaacatcTAGAGTGGCTACAGTTGTTGCGTCACatgagaagaagaaattaCAAAAGTGTTGTGATGTCCACTTCTGTGCATATATTTGAAGCTACAGATCTCATTGTACAGGGTAcattctcttcttctttttagcgTAATAACCTACGCGGTTATAATTGTCTTTACCGGCATCTgagtattattattagtacCACGCAGTCGAACAATCAGTCTTTGGTAGGAGAGGACGGACTCGGTTGGGAATGGAATCTGTTCGGTATTGTATGAGCCGAAACATCTATCGAATAGAGCACCTGGCTGCCGACAAGAGTAGTATTGTCACTATGTATCGGTGTGTCATTTGATCCACACTTTAAATTTGCCCGTTATTCCTACACCAGTAAGTGCGACGTGTCAATCcgccaacaacaaaataaaccaaacGAAACTTTCCATTTATCAGTTTTCTCTTTTTGCCTATATCAATAAATCATTTTATCAATTGCGGTAGTTCTTCCCATCTGGCGAGACTCTCATCGCACGAATAAGTTACTAGCGTCAAACTTAACCATATGCAACCACTTTCAGGACAGGCGCACGGGACAATCAATTATCGGACCAACCGACCTGGTAAAGACCTAACATCGCAACGAACAGGTAACGTTATAAATGCATCTAGGTGTAATCTCTAATACAGCAAAATGGAATAGGTCGATTGTACACTATTTAATTGAATGTGCGGCATTGGAAGTGACGATTCGCAGCAAGAAAatgctttggtttttttgtgtggttgatTTGAATAAGCATCGATCATACTTCGTAAAGCCAATGACGTTTGAGAATGCTTTCCATTTACTTTAGACTAAATATTCGAAACACGGgatgaaaaaaggaagcattATCATGCTGTTTTTATTGCATGTAATGCAATAAACGTATCAACGCAACAAACATGCAATTATCaaatttcatacattttatcGAAAACCTGCCAAGCCTTCCCAAGATTAGGTTCGCAGTTTCTGTTTTCGAATCGTAACTCAAGACAGAGAGTTCTTAGTTAGCTTATACTATATAAACGGACATGCAAACTAACTGTACCATTACCTGAGACAACACGAAACTCCCATGCATCTGTCGTTTCGTGACATAAAATATACATCAAACAATGCACGTCCACAACGACACTTTCAGCCAAACAACATTCCAGACATACAGAATCGTGCAAGGTACGCGCGTGCCCGAGGACAGTTCATCACATTGCCAAacctccacccccccccctccctcttgTTAACCCCTCACACTCTTTAGCTTTCGCTCTATTATTTGAGGGTCGCTTGAAAAGCGTCCTTCGCAAAACCTTGCCACATCCCTTCGACGGAGAAACAGGAAAATGACACACTACTAACTTCCTCCAATATCCGATTTGAAATGTTCAGGTATAGCATCGCTCGAAGAATCGGAACTGATGGTCTTCGATGCAGAAGAGGAAGACGTCTTATTGGAGGTCTTTTTGACACTGTTGCCATCCGTAGCAGCTTTTGGAATACGTAGTGGTGGTCGTATCCGCGCCGGAATCGGCAGGTCCTTATCGATGCCTACGCCAATGCCTTGGCCACCTGCGGCCATCAACTGCCGGTAGATGATCGTCTTCAGGGACAACTTTCTGGTTTTCGGGCTGATGTTTTTCGACCCGCTACCGTTGGTCGAGCTTTTTGATTTGGTGGAAGATTTCCGTTGGGCCGCTGTTTCTGGAGCAGAGGAAGACTTGGGATGCTCTTGACCAACTGACGTTTTAGAGCTCATGGACAATTCTTCAGCGGACTGTTGCTTTGGTTTTAGAATActtcgtttctttttcgtATCTTGCTCTTGTTCATTCTGAGTTGCTGTAGCTTTTTGTAATAGCTGTTCTGGATATTGCTCTATTTTAGATTCCATGGTATATTCTACAGAATCTTTTTTAAATGAAGAAATGTCTTGTTTCTGCTCCTGCTGATGTTTTAGCTGTTGCTCttgatgctgctgtttttgatgttggtgttgttgttggttttgttgatgatgctgctgtggACGTTCTTTCTGTTGTATATGTTGatctggttgctgctgctgctgctggtggatcaATTGCTGCTCTTCCCGCTGTTTAATGTGTTCTCTTTCTGGTAGCTTCTGTTCTTGTAGTGGTAGTTGAGGTCGAGGCGTTTCTTGTAGCGGCAGTGTTTGATTTGGTAACAGATGCAAGGGATATTCTCTTTGTATCTGCGGCTCTCGATGATTGGTTACCAACAAGTGAGGTTGCTCTATATCGAAAAAGCCGTTTGAAAAAGTACCATCTTTTGAAAGGGATGGTGACATGGGTATCTGCTGAGTTGCTTTCGCCGACTGAGACGCTGGCGAATGTGCCGTAGACACAGCAACGGCAGCCGAcataaaaaatgcacattCCGATTCAAACAGCATTTTGGTAGCGTTTTTTCACAACTAAGTGTTTTTAAACGTCCGATTTGCACTAGCAGCTGATCGTGTACTTCCTTCTTTTTGCTCAAATATCACTTGT contains:
- the LOC120908452 gene encoding basic-leucine zipper transcription factor A-like — translated: MLFESECAFFMSAAVAVSTAHSPASQSAKATQQIPMSPSLSKDGTFSNGFFDIEQPHLLVTNHREPQIQREYPLHLLPNQTLPLQETPRPQLPLQEQKLPEREHIKQREEQQLIHQQQQQQPDQHIQQKERPQQHHQQNQQQHQHQKQQHQEQQLKHQQEQKQDISSFKKDSVEYTMESKIEQYPEQLLQKATATQNEQEQDTKKKRSILKPKQQSAEELSMSSKTSVGQEHPKSSSAPETAAQRKSSTKSKSSTNGSGSKNISPKTRKLSLKTIIYRQLMAAGGQGIGVGIDKDLPIPARIRPPLRIPKAATDGNSVKKTSNKTSSSSASKTISSDSSSDAIPEHFKSDIGGTIIPASNPPARQRVRLDAEQIEHMCSIFIHRISPCKLLLYCQFDYSKNKTNALGTCIAKVTHEICLMFLFKN